In one window of Candidatus Binatus sp. DNA:
- a CDS encoding Flp family type IVb pilin — protein sequence MDYLTKLFVAIRENRKGQTMTEYVLILAAVAVAGMTAYTLLGGKITSEISTVTAAF from the coding sequence ATGGACTACCTGACTAAACTCTTCGTCGCAATCCGCGAGAACCGCAAGGGCCAGACGATGACCGAGTACGTGCTGATCCTCGCCGCGGTCGCGGTCGCCGGCATGACGGCCTACACGCTGCTTGGTGGAAAAATCACCAGCGAGATCTCGACCGTCACTGCCGCCTTCTAA
- a CDS encoding alpha/beta fold hydrolase: MERTDELEMFRTTLRIADLHPDAIALPDDCQVIVGAMRLHYLDWGGSGAPILFLHGGGLTAHTWDCVAVMLRGRYRCVALDQRGHGDSEWSPVVDYRVAAHLGDIEGFIDAMKLDRPILVGQSMGGLNSIAYATRHSDRMRAMVIVDVAPEISASGADRIRDFAATLELDSPEEFLERAVKFNPIRDPAVLRRSLHYNLRETPAGKWMFKHDQRRRTDEAMRSFSDDRARLVSEVSKIKCPTLVVRGALSDILTDEGAEKFARSLPDGRWVRIEKSGHNVQGDNPRALLDAMLKFFRDAGIS, from the coding sequence ATGGAACGAACCGATGAACTCGAGATGTTCCGCACCACGCTCAGGATCGCCGATCTTCATCCCGACGCGATCGCGTTGCCCGACGATTGCCAGGTGATCGTCGGCGCGATGCGCCTGCATTACCTCGACTGGGGCGGCTCCGGCGCGCCGATCCTGTTTCTGCACGGCGGCGGCCTGACCGCGCATACCTGGGACTGCGTCGCGGTGATGCTGCGCGGGCGCTATCGATGCGTCGCGCTCGATCAGCGCGGTCATGGCGACAGCGAATGGTCGCCGGTCGTCGATTATCGGGTCGCGGCTCATCTTGGCGATATCGAGGGCTTCATCGACGCGATGAAACTGGACCGTCCGATTCTGGTCGGGCAATCGATGGGCGGTCTCAATTCGATCGCGTATGCGACGCGCCATAGCGATCGGATGCGCGCGATGGTGATCGTCGATGTGGCGCCGGAAATCAGCGCGTCAGGCGCGGACCGCATTCGAGACTTCGCCGCCACTCTGGAACTCGACTCGCCAGAGGAGTTTCTGGAGCGCGCGGTGAAATTCAATCCGATCCGCGATCCCGCGGTGCTGCGCCGCAGCCTGCATTACAACCTGCGCGAGACGCCCGCCGGCAAATGGATGTTCAAGCACGATCAGCGGCGCCGTACCGACGAAGCGATGCGGTCGTTCAGCGATGATCGCGCGCGGCTCGTGTCCGAAGTCTCGAAGATCAAATGCCCGACGCTGGTTGTGCGCGGCGCGCTCAGCGACATCCTCACCGACGAAGGCGCCGAGAAGTTCGCGCGCTCGCTTCCCGATGGCCGATGGGTGCGGATCGAAAAATCGGGGCATAACGTGCAAGGCGACAATCCGCGCGCGCTGCTCGACGCGATGCTCAAGTTTTTCCGCGATGCCGGAATTTCCTGA
- a CDS encoding CaiB/BaiF CoA-transferase family protein produces MSIGDAKGGRALEGVRIIDLTWLQVGPQATRLLASFGAQVIRIEWRERKAIDFIRYSPPFAPDHARPDGGISQGVSHGHGIRGNFDRGAYFNNTNPGKYGITLNLNHPKGRDLLRRMVRDANAITENFSPGQMDKWNLGYEELRKINPRIIYMQTTGVGKAGVYKDYVSYGPTAQAFSGLTFLSGLPEPRPPAGWGYSYLDHSPGYFGAIMLMAAIRRQRETGAGCYIDMSQSETGLMLSGTSIVEHQITGKPTARYGNRMPFRDWSPHGAYRCDGDDNWIAISIQSDEQWRALIEEMGSPEWARHDQFASAAGRKQHEDALDEMLATFTSACERYDLMNRLQARGIAAGVVQKASDRFDRDPQLKARGYFVELPHSEIGTWPIEGFPAKLSRSPANVGGATGRAAPKLGEDNDFVYGKLVGLSADEMSSLAEEGVI; encoded by the coding sequence ATGAGTATTGGCGATGCGAAAGGCGGACGAGCGCTCGAGGGCGTGCGGATTATCGATCTCACCTGGCTGCAGGTCGGGCCGCAGGCGACGCGCCTGCTTGCGTCGTTCGGCGCGCAGGTGATTCGAATCGAATGGCGCGAGCGCAAGGCGATCGATTTCATCCGCTATTCGCCGCCATTCGCGCCCGATCACGCGCGCCCAGACGGCGGGATAAGCCAGGGAGTGTCGCACGGCCACGGTATCCGCGGGAATTTCGATCGCGGCGCGTACTTCAACAACACCAATCCCGGCAAGTACGGAATCACGCTCAACCTGAATCATCCGAAGGGGCGCGATCTGCTGCGGCGGATGGTGCGCGACGCCAACGCGATTACCGAGAACTTCAGTCCCGGCCAGATGGACAAGTGGAATCTCGGCTACGAAGAACTGCGCAAGATCAATCCGCGCATCATCTATATGCAAACCACCGGCGTCGGTAAGGCCGGCGTTTACAAGGACTACGTCAGCTACGGACCGACGGCGCAGGCGTTCTCGGGCCTGACGTTTCTCTCAGGCCTGCCCGAGCCGCGTCCGCCCGCGGGATGGGGCTATTCGTATCTCGATCATTCGCCCGGCTATTTCGGCGCGATCATGCTGATGGCCGCGATTCGCCGGCAACGCGAGACTGGCGCCGGATGCTATATCGACATGTCGCAATCGGAAACCGGCCTGATGCTGTCGGGCACCTCAATCGTCGAGCATCAAATCACCGGCAAGCCCACCGCTCGTTACGGAAACCGGATGCCGTTTCGCGACTGGTCGCCGCACGGCGCTTATCGATGCGACGGCGACGACAACTGGATTGCGATTTCGATTCAATCCGACGAGCAGTGGCGCGCGCTGATCGAGGAGATGGGTTCGCCGGAGTGGGCGCGTCACGATCAATTTGCAAGCGCGGCCGGTCGCAAGCAACACGAGGATGCGCTCGACGAGATGCTCGCGACGTTCACGTCCGCGTGCGAGCGCTACGACCTGATGAATCGATTGCAGGCGCGCGGGATTGCTGCGGGCGTCGTGCAGAAGGCCTCGGATCGATTCGACCGCGATCCTCAGCTCAAGGCGCGCGGCTACTTCGTCGAGTTGCCGCACAGCGAAATCGGCACCTGGCCCATCGAAGGATTCCCCGCCAAGCTGTCGCGATCGCCAGCCAACGTCGGCGGAGCAACCGGCCGCGCCGCGCCCAAACTCGGCGAGGACAACGACTTCGTTTACGGCAAGCTGGTCGGCCTCAGCGCGGATGAGATGTCATCGCTGGCAGAGGAAGGTGTGATTTGA
- a CDS encoding CaiB/BaiF CoA-transferase family protein translates to MNDLDHNGNLGSSLANFTILEIGNQLGDYAALLLAGLGAEVIKIEPRDGAESRRIGPFATASDDIEQSLFFWRYNLNKKSVVLDVDDAAAIPVLTALAATADIVLLSGEFETVERRLPLWRKIAADNPRLIVCTITPFGLDGPYRALKATDLVQMALGGIMAVCGYDPADDGVYDTPPIAPAMWHSYHLGGEYAAVAMMAAINFRELSGEGQFIDVSVHEAVNTCTEVAIPTYIYSGLVLKRQTARHAAPSVTHARLSKSADGVFMLAGLSPFEREMRALGELADQVGIGHVLGTPEFVQLEKEDRVAAAIYRNDLLGEVVESRSADEIFRRAQSVGLAWSPIRRPEDNLDDPHFAARGSFATIEHPELGRSLRYPGTVASDGQSPHFSYTRRAPHLGEHTAEVLTRAGVTATTIASLRKL, encoded by the coding sequence TTGAACGATCTAGATCACAACGGCAATCTCGGATCCTCGCTTGCCAATTTCACGATCCTGGAAATCGGCAATCAGCTTGGCGATTACGCGGCCTTGCTGCTCGCGGGCCTCGGCGCCGAGGTCATCAAAATCGAGCCGCGCGACGGCGCGGAGTCGCGACGAATCGGTCCGTTCGCGACCGCCTCCGACGACATCGAGCAGAGTCTTTTTTTCTGGCGCTACAACCTGAACAAAAAGAGCGTCGTACTCGACGTCGATGATGCCGCCGCGATCCCCGTGCTCACCGCGCTCGCCGCCACCGCCGACATCGTGCTCCTCTCCGGCGAGTTCGAGACGGTCGAGCGGCGCCTGCCGCTCTGGCGCAAAATCGCCGCCGACAATCCGCGGCTCATCGTATGCACGATCACGCCGTTCGGACTCGACGGTCCTTATCGCGCGCTGAAAGCCACCGATCTGGTGCAGATGGCGCTCGGCGGAATCATGGCCGTCTGCGGTTACGATCCCGCCGACGACGGAGTTTACGACACGCCGCCGATTGCGCCTGCGATGTGGCATTCGTATCACTTGGGCGGCGAATACGCGGCGGTCGCGATGATGGCGGCGATCAACTTCCGCGAACTCAGCGGCGAAGGCCAGTTCATCGACGTGTCGGTGCATGAGGCGGTCAATACCTGCACCGAGGTCGCGATTCCGACCTACATCTACAGCGGGCTAGTCCTGAAGCGGCAGACTGCGCGCCACGCCGCACCGAGCGTCACGCACGCGCGGCTCTCGAAGAGCGCCGACGGCGTCTTCATGCTCGCGGGCCTCAGTCCCTTCGAACGCGAGATGCGCGCGCTCGGGGAACTTGCCGATCAAGTTGGAATCGGGCACGTGCTGGGAACACCGGAATTTGTGCAACTCGAAAAAGAGGATCGCGTCGCCGCCGCCATCTATCGCAACGACTTGCTCGGCGAGGTAGTCGAGAGCCGCTCTGCCGATGAGATTTTCAGGCGCGCGCAGTCGGTCGGTCTCGCGTGGTCGCCGATTCGCCGGCCCGAGGATAATCTCGACGATCCGCACTTCGCCGCGCGCGGCAGCTTCGCGACGATCGAGCATCCGGAGTTGGGCCGCAGCTTGCGCTATCCGGGCACCGTCGCCAGCGACGGACAGTCGCCGCATTTTTCCTACACCCGCCGCGCCCCGCACCTCGGCGAGCACACCGCCGAAGTTCTCACCCGCGCCGGCGTAACTGCCACCACCATCGCATCACTGCGCAAGTTGTAA
- a CDS encoding Zn-ribbon domain-containing OB-fold protein, whose translation MPVTIDYSKLRILPDPDTREWWEATRQHKYLVHQCNKCGHKWFPPNIPACSKCMSMDVGWFETAGKGVIHSYVVVTQPIVGAFIESVPYVVALIELDDCKEADGTVTRVAGVLTNDEAEVAIGLPCEVLFEATNDPKIVMPRWRITGSAENTWRFEE comes from the coding sequence ATGCCGGTGACGATTGACTATTCGAAACTCCGCATCCTCCCTGATCCCGACACGCGCGAATGGTGGGAGGCGACGCGCCAGCACAAATACCTGGTGCATCAGTGCAATAAATGCGGCCATAAGTGGTTTCCGCCGAACATCCCCGCGTGCAGCAAATGCATGTCGATGGATGTCGGATGGTTCGAGACTGCGGGCAAAGGCGTGATTCATAGCTATGTGGTCGTGACGCAGCCGATCGTGGGCGCATTCATCGAGTCGGTGCCTTATGTCGTCGCGTTGATCGAACTGGATGATTGCAAGGAAGCTGATGGCACCGTCACGCGCGTCGCGGGAGTGCTGACTAACGACGAGGCGGAAGTCGCGATCGGGCTGCCATGCGAGGTGCTGTTCGAGGCAACGAATGATCCGAAGATCGTGATGCCCCGCTGGCGCATCACCGGCAGCGCGGAAAATACGTGGCGCTTCGAAGAGTAG
- a CDS encoding LLM class F420-dependent oxidoreductase: MKIGALVFLTEQSGNPGAIAREAENLGFESFFVAEHMVVPSTYTTHYPRSRDGKVPEFYARLIDPFVALAIAADATSRIKIGTAICLLPQRDVIETAKVTASIDLYSKGRLILGVGAGWFREEAQVMGVDFAHRWQHLRESVEALRMLWSGDDVSYAGEFVKFPPVKLGPKPVQKPGPPILLGAHDPKYALKRVARYADGWCPGGLSVEKARECIPQIKSMAKEFGRDPDKLEFSVLLMGGDGPTADAMKQYAEAGVSRLVVAASAVSEDGVKVVRGLESIVECAAKL, encoded by the coding sequence ATGAAAATTGGCGCGTTGGTATTTCTCACCGAGCAATCGGGAAATCCGGGCGCGATCGCGCGCGAGGCCGAGAACCTCGGCTTCGAATCGTTCTTCGTCGCGGAACACATGGTGGTGCCGAGCACTTACACGACGCACTATCCGCGATCGCGCGACGGCAAGGTTCCCGAGTTCTACGCGCGTCTGATCGATCCGTTCGTCGCGCTGGCGATCGCCGCCGATGCGACCTCGCGAATAAAAATCGGCACCGCGATTTGCCTGCTGCCGCAGCGCGATGTGATCGAGACGGCGAAGGTGACGGCGTCGATCGATCTGTATTCGAAGGGGCGGCTCATCCTGGGCGTCGGCGCCGGATGGTTCCGCGAAGAGGCGCAAGTCATGGGTGTCGATTTCGCGCATCGCTGGCAGCATCTGCGCGAGTCGGTCGAGGCGCTGCGAATGCTGTGGAGCGGCGACGACGTCAGCTATGCGGGCGAGTTCGTCAAGTTCCCGCCGGTGAAGCTCGGGCCTAAGCCGGTGCAGAAACCGGGACCGCCGATATTGCTCGGCGCGCACGATCCCAAGTACGCGCTGAAACGAGTCGCGCGTTACGCCGACGGATGGTGTCCGGGCGGCCTTAGTGTCGAGAAGGCGCGCGAGTGTATCCCGCAAATCAAATCGATGGCGAAAGAATTCGGGCGCGATCCCGACAAGCTCGAATTCTCGGTGCTGCTGATGGGCGGCGACGGGCCGACCGCCGACGCGATGAAGCAATACGCAGAAGCGGGCGTGAGCCGGCTCGTCGTGGCGGCATCGGCGGTGTCGGAAGACGGCGTCAAAGTAGTGCGCGGACTCGAATCGATCGTCGAGTGCGCCGCGAAGCTGTAA
- a CDS encoding aldo/keto reductase, with translation MALTQSSRFQFTPDLSICRVLNGMWQVSGAHGRIDPARAVAEMFAYHDAGFTTWDLADHYGPAEDFIGEFRREFAARHGAERLAEIQAFTKWVPRPGRITRRMVDDAIGRSLSRMNVERLDLLQFHWWDYADASYLDALKHLADLASEGRIRHLALTNFDTERVRIITDSGIRIVSNQVQYSIVDRRPEVLMAPYCRAHNITLLTYGTVLGGLLSEKFLGRSEPNRGELNTASMQKYRNMIDAWGGWALFQELLGALKPIADKHRVSIANVGVRYILDRPAVAGVIVGARLGVAEHIADNARVFGFALDADDRASIDAVLARSRDLMNSIGDCGDEYR, from the coding sequence ATGGCGCTAACGCAATCGAGTCGATTCCAGTTCACGCCCGATCTCAGCATCTGCCGCGTCCTGAACGGGATGTGGCAAGTCTCCGGCGCGCACGGGCGCATCGATCCCGCGCGCGCAGTGGCTGAGATGTTCGCCTATCACGACGCCGGCTTCACCACCTGGGACCTCGCCGATCACTACGGCCCCGCCGAGGATTTCATCGGCGAGTTCCGTCGCGAGTTCGCCGCGCGCCACGGCGCTGAGCGACTCGCCGAGATTCAGGCATTCACCAAGTGGGTGCCGCGGCCGGGCCGAATCACGCGGCGGATGGTCGATGACGCAATCGGGCGCTCCCTGTCACGGATGAACGTCGAGCGTCTCGACCTGCTGCAATTTCATTGGTGGGATTACGCCGACGCGAGCTATCTCGACGCGCTCAAGCATCTCGCCGACTTGGCTAGCGAGGGCAGGATTCGTCATCTCGCGCTCACCAACTTCGACACCGAGCGCGTGCGCATCATCACCGACAGCGGCATCCGCATCGTGTCGAACCAGGTGCAGTACTCGATTGTCGATCGGCGTCCCGAAGTCCTGATGGCGCCTTACTGCCGCGCTCACAACATCACGCTGCTCACCTATGGCACCGTGCTCGGCGGATTGCTCTCGGAGAAATTTCTTGGTCGCAGCGAGCCGAATCGCGGCGAACTCAACACCGCGTCGATGCAGAAATATCGCAACATGATCGACGCGTGGGGCGGATGGGCGCTCTTCCAGGAATTGCTCGGCGCGCTGAAACCGATTGCCGACAAGCACCGCGTGAGCATCGCGAATGTCGGCGTGCGCTACATCCTTGATCGTCCGGCGGTGGCGGGCGTGATCGTCGGCGCGCGGCTCGGAGTCGCCGAGCATATCGCGGACAATGCGCGCGTGTTCGGCTTCGCGCTCGACGCCGACGATCGCGCGAGCATCGACGCAGTGCTTGCGCGATCGCGCGACCTGATGAATTCGATCGGCGATTGCGGCGACGAATATCGCTAG
- a CDS encoding SDR family NAD(P)-dependent oxidoreductase, whose protein sequence is MDRLKNKVALISGGARGQGAAEARLFVNEGAKVVIGDVLDEQAAAVAREINVKDRAVVAVHLDVTRADDWRSAVALCEKEFGGLDILVNNAGIFNTSGLEDTSEELWDAIVSINQKGVWLGMKAAIAAMRRRGGGSIVNISSVAGLTGSTGSTAYHGTKGAVRLLTKAAAVQYASAGIRVNSVHPGLIGTQMIDIIPKEQREWYVKNVVPMGREGTPEEVAKLVLFLASDDASYCTGAEFVVDGGMTAT, encoded by the coding sequence ATGGATCGTCTGAAAAACAAAGTGGCGCTGATTTCGGGCGGCGCGCGCGGACAAGGCGCGGCCGAGGCGCGATTGTTCGTCAACGAGGGCGCCAAAGTTGTGATCGGCGACGTGCTCGACGAACAGGCCGCCGCCGTCGCGCGCGAAATCAATGTGAAGGATCGCGCAGTCGTCGCGGTCCACCTCGACGTGACCCGCGCTGACGATTGGCGGAGCGCGGTCGCGCTCTGCGAGAAGGAATTCGGCGGCCTCGACATCCTGGTGAATAACGCCGGCATCTTCAACACCTCGGGCCTCGAGGACACCAGCGAGGAACTCTGGGACGCCATCGTGAGCATCAATCAGAAAGGCGTGTGGCTCGGGATGAAAGCGGCGATCGCGGCGATGCGGCGTCGCGGCGGCGGCTCGATCGTGAATATCTCGTCGGTCGCGGGACTTACCGGTTCCACCGGCTCGACTGCTTACCACGGCACCAAGGGCGCGGTGCGGCTGCTGACCAAGGCCGCGGCGGTTCAGTATGCGAGCGCGGGGATTCGCGTCAACTCGGTGCATCCGGGGCTTATCGGAACGCAGATGATCGACATCATCCCGAAAGAGCAACGCGAGTGGTACGTCAAAAACGTGGTGCCGATGGGACGCGAAGGCACGCCTGAAGAAGTCGCCAAGCTGGTGCTGTTCCTCGCGAGCGACGACGCATCCTACTGCACCGGCGCGGAGTTCGTCGTCGATGGCGGCATGACCGCGACCTGA
- a CDS encoding cytochrome P450, producing MHLDEIDLLDAERFEQSVPHEWFTWLRHHAPIYKHREPNNGPGFWVITRYDDVVQVNRDGVTFSSEQSRGGVVAMEDAAAAADLSAQGRMMLTMDAPDHTRYRSLVNRGFTPRMINALGGRIREMVIKILEPALEKRDCDFVVEVASELPLQVIAEMLGVPFEDRHKLFEWSNRMIGSKDPEYAVSEQMAQHAAIEMYMYSNELAKQRREDPRDDIVTTLLKPDANGDSLSEMDFNVFFLLLAVAGNETTRNALSHGVHALIDHPAQYRKLVENPSLVTSATEEVLRWASPVMYFRRNVTKDTEVRGQQIKAGDKVGIWYISANRDEEIFENPFTFDIARSPNEHVAFGGGGPHFCLGASLARMEISILLEELAKRVGAIEQIGEVKRLRSNFINGIKHLPVRLTPSRRDASH from the coding sequence GTGCATCTGGACGAAATCGATTTGCTGGATGCGGAGCGCTTCGAGCAAAGCGTTCCGCACGAATGGTTCACCTGGCTGCGCCATCACGCGCCAATCTACAAGCATCGCGAGCCCAACAACGGACCAGGCTTCTGGGTGATCACGCGCTACGATGATGTAGTCCAGGTGAATCGCGACGGAGTGACCTTTTCGTCGGAGCAGAGCCGCGGCGGCGTCGTTGCGATGGAAGATGCGGCCGCGGCGGCGGACTTGAGCGCGCAGGGGCGCATGATGCTCACGATGGATGCGCCCGACCATACGCGCTACCGCTCGCTCGTGAATCGCGGTTTCACGCCGCGGATGATCAACGCGCTCGGCGGACGCATCCGCGAGATGGTGATCAAAATCCTCGAGCCGGCGCTCGAGAAACGCGATTGCGATTTCGTCGTTGAGGTCGCGTCGGAGTTGCCGCTACAGGTCATCGCCGAGATGCTCGGTGTGCCGTTCGAGGATCGCCACAAGCTGTTCGAGTGGAGCAACCGCATGATCGGCAGCAAGGATCCCGAATATGCGGTGAGCGAGCAGATGGCGCAGCATGCCGCGATCGAGATGTACATGTACTCGAACGAACTCGCGAAGCAGCGCCGCGAGGACCCGCGCGACGATATCGTCACCACGCTGCTGAAACCGGATGCGAACGGCGACAGCCTCTCCGAGATGGACTTCAACGTGTTCTTCCTGCTGCTGGCGGTGGCCGGCAATGAGACGACGCGCAACGCGCTCTCGCACGGCGTGCACGCGCTGATCGATCATCCGGCGCAGTATCGCAAGCTGGTCGAGAATCCGTCGCTGGTGACGTCGGCAACCGAAGAGGTCCTGCGCTGGGCGTCGCCGGTGATGTATTTCCGCCGCAACGTGACGAAGGATACCGAGGTGCGCGGGCAGCAGATCAAGGCGGGCGACAAGGTGGGCATCTGGTACATCTCCGCCAATCGCGACGAGGAGATTTTCGAAAATCCCTTTACGTTCGACATCGCGCGCTCGCCCAACGAGCACGTGGCCTTCGGCGGCGGCGGTCCGCACTTTTGCCTCGGCGCGAGCCTCGCGCGGATGGAGATAAGCATCCTGCTCGAGGAACTCGCGAAGCGGGTCGGCGCGATCGAGCAAATCGGCGAGGTGAAGCGCCTTCGCTCGAACTTCATCAACGGGATAAAGCATCTGCCGGTGCGGCTGACGCCGTCGAGGCGCGACGCGTCGCACTAG
- a CDS encoding acetyl-CoA acetyltransferase: MQTNLPVIAGVAQYNPRAAGLAMAPEPLAMMELVARAAAEDSGAPDLLKSIDAIAIPSIVSARYQNAPDALAQRLGIDPKRKIYTTFGGNTPQFLVNYLAGEIAAGKIRAAIVVGAEAIYSQRHAQKTGGVNWDLNRGTGEPEMMGDPRMGSNAYEDRHGARMPIQVYPLYENAYRARNGWSLAEHRERLGQLWSSMSKVAAANPYAWFPKERTAGEIATATPDNRIICFPYTKLMNAIMEVDLAAAVILASESEARRLGVPNHKLVYIHAAADATDGWWMSERMSFARSPMLQNCVDAALSGAAIDAAAVSHFDFYSCFPVAVEFAMEAVGMKLGERRGFSVTGGLPFAGGPANNYVTHSIAAMTSRLRAHPGEFGMTTGLGWYFTKHAAAIYNTRSPERDFAYSAFKEPAHPAVAVIEQAEGPATIETYTVEHDRAGLPASAIVIGRLATGQRFFARAPREILADLEREEFVGRRGRVRNADGINLFEPA; this comes from the coding sequence ATGCAAACAAATCTTCCAGTAATCGCAGGAGTCGCGCAGTACAATCCGAGAGCGGCGGGTCTCGCGATGGCGCCGGAACCGCTCGCTATGATGGAGCTGGTCGCGCGCGCCGCGGCCGAAGATTCGGGCGCACCGGATCTGCTCAAGTCGATCGACGCCATCGCCATCCCGAGTATCGTTTCCGCGCGATATCAGAACGCGCCCGACGCACTGGCACAGCGCCTCGGCATCGATCCGAAGCGAAAGATTTACACCACCTTCGGCGGCAACACGCCGCAATTCCTGGTCAATTATCTTGCGGGCGAAATCGCCGCCGGAAAAATTCGCGCCGCGATCGTGGTCGGCGCCGAAGCTATTTACTCGCAGCGTCACGCGCAAAAGACCGGTGGCGTCAATTGGGATTTGAACCGCGGAACCGGCGAGCCCGAGATGATGGGCGATCCGCGCATGGGCTCGAATGCTTACGAAGATCGTCACGGCGCGCGAATGCCGATCCAGGTTTATCCGCTCTACGAGAATGCCTATCGCGCGCGAAACGGATGGTCCCTAGCCGAGCATCGCGAACGCCTCGGCCAGTTGTGGTCGTCGATGAGCAAGGTTGCCGCGGCCAATCCGTACGCGTGGTTCCCGAAGGAGCGCACCGCTGGCGAAATCGCCACCGCGACGCCGGACAATCGCATCATATGTTTTCCCTACACGAAGCTGATGAACGCGATCATGGAAGTCGATCTCGCGGCCGCGGTGATTCTCGCGAGCGAGAGCGAGGCGCGCCGTCTCGGCGTTCCCAATCACAAGCTCGTTTACATTCATGCCGCAGCAGACGCGACCGACGGATGGTGGATGAGCGAGCGGATGAGTTTCGCGCGCTCCCCGATGCTGCAAAACTGCGTCGATGCGGCGCTGAGCGGCGCGGCGATCGATGCCGCCGCGGTTTCACACTTCGACTTCTATAGCTGCTTTCCGGTTGCGGTCGAATTTGCGATGGAGGCAGTCGGCATGAAGCTCGGCGAGCGGCGCGGCTTCAGCGTGACCGGCGGATTGCCCTTCGCCGGCGGCCCCGCCAACAACTACGTGACCCATTCGATCGCCGCGATGACTTCGCGCCTGCGCGCCCATCCCGGCGAGTTCGGCATGACGACCGGCCTCGGCTGGTACTTCACCAAGCACGCGGCTGCGATCTACAACACGCGGTCGCCCGAGCGCGACTTCGCTTACTCCGCATTCAAGGAGCCGGCCCATCCGGCGGTTGCCGTGATCGAACAGGCTGAAGGTCCCGCGACGATCGAGACTTACACCGTCGAGCACGATCGCGCGGGCCTTCCCGCAAGCGCGATCGTGATTGGACGCCTCGCGACCGGCCAGCGATTCTTCGCGCGCGCACCTCGCGAGATTCTCGCCGATCTCGAGCGCGAGGAATTCGTCGGACGCCGCGGCCGCGTCCGCAACGCCGACGGCATCAACCTGTTCGAGCCCGCGTGA
- a CDS encoding nicotinamidase, with protein sequence MKEKIIPLGNDRSALLVVDMQPDFMPGGALAVQGGDEIVAPLGALMESGLFDVIVATQDWHPRDHVSFASNHPGRMPFETIELYGYPQTLWPDHCVQGTPGAELHSGLPWHRASAIIRKATDASTDSYSALRNNWNPHGERPPTGLGGYLINRGVEHVFACGLARDYCVAWSAEDARDAGFSVSVIWDLCRSIDPSRDDALRDDLDARGIAIVTAAQVAQLLASACE encoded by the coding sequence ATGAAAGAAAAAATAATTCCGTTGGGCAACGATCGCTCGGCGCTGCTGGTGGTCGATATGCAGCCGGATTTCATGCCGGGCGGCGCGCTCGCGGTGCAAGGCGGCGATGAGATCGTTGCTCCGCTCGGAGCGCTGATGGAATCGGGGCTGTTCGATGTGATCGTTGCGACGCAGGATTGGCATCCGCGCGATCATGTTTCATTCGCCAGCAATCATCCGGGGCGGATGCCGTTCGAGACGATCGAGCTTTACGGATATCCGCAAACGCTGTGGCCCGATCATTGTGTGCAAGGGACGCCCGGCGCCGAGTTGCACTCAGGATTGCCGTGGCATCGAGCTAGCGCGATCATCCGCAAGGCGACCGACGCGTCGACCGATTCGTACAGCGCGCTGCGCAACAACTGGAATCCGCACGGTGAACGTCCGCCGACCGGCCTCGGCGGTTATCTGATCAACCGCGGAGTCGAGCACGTCTTCGCATGCGGCCTCGCGCGCGATTACTGCGTCGCGTGGAGCGCAGAAGACGCGCGCGATGCGGGGTTTAGCGTGTCGGTGATCTGGGATCTGTGCCGCTCGATCGATCCTTCAAGGGACGATGCTCTTCGCGACGATTTGGATGCGCGAGGTATCGCGATCGTCACCGCCGCGCAGGTTGCGCAATTGCTCGCATCTGCATGCGAGTGA